In one Desulfobaculum bizertense DSM 18034 genomic region, the following are encoded:
- a CDS encoding peptidylprolyl isomerase, whose protein sequence is MANPKVRLETSKGDILVELFESEAPETVKNFLRYVDEEFYDGTIFHRVIKGFMVQGGGMDSQMRERDTHEPVKNEANNGVKNTRGTLAMARTMDPHSATAQFFINTVDNGFLNFKGENTQGWGYCVFGQVVEGIDAVDAMESERTRSFGYHQDVPADTISIISARRVED, encoded by the coding sequence ATGGCTAACCCAAAAGTACGCCTGGAAACTTCCAAAGGCGATATTCTCGTTGAACTTTTTGAGAGCGAAGCTCCAGAGACCGTCAAAAACTTCCTGCGCTACGTTGACGAGGAGTTCTATGACGGAACCATCTTCCACCGCGTCATCAAAGGCTTCATGGTTCAGGGCGGCGGCATGGACTCGCAGATGCGGGAACGTGACACCCACGAGCCTGTGAAAAACGAAGCCAACAACGGCGTCAAGAACACCCGTGGCACCCTCGCAATGGCCCGCACAATGGACCCACACAGTGCAACTGCCCAGTTCTTCATCAACACCGTTGACAACGGTTTCCTGAACTTCAAGGGCGAAAACACTCAGGGCTGGGGCTACTGCGTGTTTGGTCAGGTTGTCGAAGGCATAGACGCCGTCGACGCTATGGAAAGCGAACGCACTCGCAGCTTCGGCTACCATCAGGACGTGCCTGCTGACACCATCAGCATCATCAGCGCCCGCCGCGTCGAAGACTAA
- the hypB gene encoding hydrogenase nickel incorporation protein HypB, producing the protein MEIPVVRNILEANDRISAQLRKIFGQHKILVLNLISSPGSGKTSTLERTLEDLRKEFNMAVIEGDILTDNDARRVAATGAQAVQINTDGACHLDSSMVLEALDSLDLEGLDILFVENVGNLVCPAEFEVGEDFKVALLSVTEGDDKPEKYPLLFAESAVMLLNKVDLLPYVDFDMDRARKFATGLNKEISIYPISCKTCEGLEGWYAWLRQMVKEKKQA; encoded by the coding sequence ATGGAAATCCCAGTTGTTCGAAATATTCTTGAAGCCAATGACCGTATCTCTGCACAGTTACGCAAAATTTTTGGCCAGCATAAAATTCTTGTGCTCAACCTGATCAGCTCTCCCGGTTCCGGCAAAACCTCCACTCTGGAGCGGACACTGGAAGACCTGCGAAAAGAATTCAATATGGCCGTTATTGAAGGCGACATCCTGACCGACAACGACGCCCGCCGCGTTGCCGCAACAGGCGCTCAGGCCGTCCAGATTAATACTGACGGAGCCTGTCACCTCGACAGCTCTATGGTTCTTGAGGCACTGGATTCTCTGGACCTCGAAGGTCTGGATATCCTGTTTGTTGAAAATGTCGGTAACCTTGTCTGCCCCGCAGAATTTGAAGTCGGCGAAGACTTCAAGGTTGCCCTGCTTTCCGTCACAGAAGGCGACGACAAGCCAGAAAAGTATCCCCTTCTCTTTGCCGAGTCTGCTGTTATGCTGCTGAACAAGGTCGATCTGTTGCCATACGTTGATTTTGACATGGACCGCGCCCGCAAGTTTGCAACCGGACTCAACAAGGAAATCAGCATTTACCCCATTTCCTGCAAAACCTGCGAAGGCCTCGAAGGCTGGTACGCATGGCTCAGGCAGATGGTTAAAGAAAAGAAGCAGGCCTAG
- the hypA gene encoding hydrogenase maturation nickel metallochaperone HypA codes for MHELSIAQSLLAIIREEMDKHELTKLRKVRVKHGKLAAIVPEALEFAFEACIANTPLEGAELEMECVPLKLKCSACGTLFSPEDPDTLFIPCPNCGEGIGHQVLQGKELYLDNMEAE; via the coding sequence ATGCACGAACTCTCTATTGCCCAGAGTCTCCTCGCTATTATTCGGGAAGAAATGGATAAACATGAGCTGACCAAGCTCCGCAAAGTTAGGGTAAAACATGGCAAACTCGCGGCGATTGTTCCCGAAGCTCTGGAATTCGCGTTTGAGGCATGTATTGCGAATACCCCGCTTGAAGGCGCAGAACTCGAAATGGAATGCGTCCCACTCAAGCTGAAGTGCAGCGCCTGCGGAACCCTGTTCTCACCCGAAGACCCAGACACGCTCTTTATTCCCTGTCCCAACTGTGGGGAAGGAATTGGGCACCAGGTCTTGCAGGGCAAAGAACTCTACCTTGACAACATGGAGGCCGAATAA
- a CDS encoding ATP-binding protein: MKNGMFTLAIASGKGGTGKTTVSANLAAWLAEHGHKVSALDCDVEEPNLHLFLRPEWKKTQAESVPVPVVDEDKCTGDACRKCTELCRFKALIIMGGSVMVFPELCHGCGLCTLACPEQAISEGKREIGKVHIGTSTLPASAPLPMAGGEMRIGEAMAPPLIKAVKRDGPQADIRILDCPPGTSCPVIAGLGSSDLAVLVTEPTPFGLHDLTLAVGVLRKMQIPFGVVINRDGMGDDRTREYLTKEGIPLLGSLPHSTEAAHCYSQGKLHIDALPDFRDAYKTLWDNITALAEKAGVA, encoded by the coding sequence ATGAAAAACGGGATGTTTACTCTCGCCATTGCCAGCGGCAAGGGTGGAACAGGCAAAACGACTGTTTCCGCCAACCTTGCTGCCTGGCTCGCAGAACATGGTCACAAGGTTTCTGCCCTTGACTGCGACGTCGAAGAACCCAACCTGCACCTTTTCCTTCGCCCCGAATGGAAAAAGACTCAGGCCGAATCTGTTCCGGTTCCTGTTGTCGACGAAGACAAGTGCACGGGCGATGCCTGCCGCAAATGTACTGAGCTGTGCCGCTTTAAGGCCCTCATCATCATGGGCGGCTCAGTCATGGTCTTTCCTGAACTCTGCCACGGCTGCGGACTGTGCACCCTTGCGTGCCCAGAGCAGGCCATTAGCGAAGGAAAGCGTGAAATCGGCAAGGTTCACATTGGGACATCGACACTGCCCGCATCTGCCCCGCTTCCTATGGCTGGCGGAGAAATGCGCATCGGTGAAGCAATGGCTCCGCCGCTCATCAAGGCTGTTAAGCGTGATGGTCCACAGGCAGACATCAGAATCCTCGACTGCCCTCCCGGCACAAGCTGCCCGGTTATTGCTGGTCTTGGAAGCTCTGACCTCGCTGTGCTGGTCACAGAACCCACGCCTTTTGGCCTGCACGACCTGACCCTTGCGGTTGGCGTGTTGCGCAAAATGCAGATTCCCTTTGGCGTCGTCATCAATCGCGACGGCATGGGGGATGACCGAACCCGCGAGTACCTGACAAAGGAAGGGATTCCGCTTCTCGGCTCCCTGCCCCATTCCACAGAAGCCGCTCACTGCTATTCCCAGGGCAAGCTGCATATTGATGCCCTTCCGGACTTCCGGGACGCATACAAAACGCTTTGGGACAACATTACGGCGCTGGCAGAAAAGGCAGGTGTGGCATGA
- a CDS encoding RNA recognition motif domain-containing protein, which produces MVKSIYVGNLPWSSSEADVRELFEQYGQVSSVKIIEDHETGRSRGFCFVEMEANEADEAINQLQSASLDGRALRINEARPRAPRPPRRW; this is translated from the coding sequence ATGGTCAAGTCGATCTACGTAGGGAATTTGCCCTGGAGCAGCTCTGAAGCTGATGTACGTGAGCTGTTCGAACAATACGGACAGGTAAGCTCCGTCAAAATCATAGAAGATCACGAAACAGGCCGCTCTCGCGGATTTTGCTTCGTCGAAATGGAAGCAAATGAAGCTGACGAAGCAATCAACCAGCTCCAGAGCGCTTCCCTTGATGGCCGGGCCTTGCGTATCAATGAAGCACGTCCCCGTGCACCACGTCCGCCCCGCCGCTGGTAG
- a CDS encoding NAD(P)/FAD-dependent oxidoreductase: protein MKTYSVLIVGAGASGLFCALTAARQGHDVCVLDPGHKLARKVRIAGGGRCNFTNTDCEARHYLSENPHFCKSALAQFSPWDTLSFFAEEGLTAEEKAEGQMFCEQGGGAVAEMLERCAVEAGARLVSNCAVEDIQAREDGFTVYTDGQSYGAKQLVIATGGRSWPALQSSGFAYEVAHKLGLRVVPPRPSLVPLMVPQWPYAELSGLSCRAEVRCGDVSFSDDLLLTHRGLSGPAILQVSSFWNKSMELELNILPQIDFEQEVKAARQEKRAKIHVKNMLGKYLPQRFAQAIAGPLADKTLGDLRREEMQTLSQAVHHWTLKASKTEGWTKAEVTGGGVDTQCLSSKTMQVRSVPGLYFIGECVDVTGWLGGYNLQWAWSSGYAAAMSLKK, encoded by the coding sequence ATGAAAACGTATTCTGTGCTGATTGTTGGCGCCGGGGCATCCGGCCTTTTTTGTGCTTTGACGGCGGCCCGGCAGGGGCATGATGTCTGTGTGCTGGACCCGGGCCATAAGCTGGCCCGAAAGGTTCGCATCGCAGGTGGTGGGCGTTGCAACTTTACCAATACGGACTGCGAAGCCCGGCACTATCTCTCTGAGAACCCGCATTTCTGCAAGTCTGCGCTGGCGCAGTTTTCTCCGTGGGATACATTGTCTTTTTTTGCTGAAGAAGGACTGACTGCTGAGGAAAAAGCCGAAGGACAGATGTTCTGCGAGCAGGGTGGCGGTGCCGTTGCTGAAATGCTGGAGCGCTGCGCTGTGGAAGCTGGTGCCCGGCTGGTCTCCAACTGTGCTGTGGAAGATATTCAGGCGCGTGAGGATGGCTTTACCGTGTATACGGATGGCCAGAGCTATGGTGCCAAGCAGCTTGTGATTGCGACGGGTGGTCGTTCCTGGCCTGCATTGCAGTCAAGCGGCTTTGCCTATGAAGTAGCCCACAAGCTGGGGCTGCGCGTTGTGCCACCGCGTCCGTCACTGGTTCCACTTATGGTGCCGCAGTGGCCTTATGCTGAATTGTCTGGTCTCTCCTGCCGCGCCGAGGTGCGTTGTGGAGATGTGAGCTTTAGTGACGATTTGTTGCTGACCCACAGAGGGCTGTCTGGTCCTGCGATTTTGCAGGTGTCTTCGTTCTGGAACAAGAGCATGGAGCTTGAGCTGAACATTTTGCCCCAGATTGATTTTGAGCAGGAAGTCAAAGCAGCGCGTCAGGAAAAGCGGGCCAAGATTCATGTGAAAAACATGCTGGGCAAGTACCTGCCGCAGCGCTTTGCTCAGGCGATTGCTGGACCTCTTGCAGACAAGACTCTGGGCGACCTGCGCCGTGAAGAAATGCAGACCTTGTCACAGGCTGTGCATCACTGGACCTTAAAGGCATCCAAGACAGAGGGCTGGACCAAGGCTGAGGTGACAGGCGGCGGTGTTGACACGCAGTGCCTGTCGTCCAAGACGATGCAGGTGCGCTCTGTTCCGGGACTGTATTTTATCGGAGAGTGCGTCGATGTGACGGGCTGGCTTGGAGGCTATAACCTCCAGTGGGCATGGTCGAGTGGTTATGCCGCGGCAATGTCGCTGAAAAAATAA
- a CDS encoding iron-sulfur cluster carrier protein MrpORP, producing the protein MSECGSCSGNCSEGSCQQENPQDQRIKKALGRIKNKIVVMSGKGGVGKSTVATNIAVALSMAGLKVGLLDVDVHGPSVPRLLSLQDAQPHMERDCMEPVAWSKNLSVMSLGFLLPSKDDAVIWRGPVKIGLIRQFISDVLWGDLDFLIVDCPPGTGDEPLSAMQELGKDAKAVIVTTPQGVAIDDVRRSVTFCNEVGNEIFGIVENMSGFVCSKCGNVENVFGTGGGEALAKEVGVRFLGRIPMNADVARAGDEGFPLSKLGDHSPAGEALNHIIKPLIDLAGRLQEQKGGEVDSSLPESGDTTLVAIPVAQGQLCQHFGHCEKFALLEVDNASREIKSGKLVDPPAHEPGVLPRWLADKGCNLVLAGGMGARAQSLFTENGIKVVVGAQGGDPEEVLKSYLSGSLVVGENICDH; encoded by the coding sequence ATGAGTGAATGCGGCAGCTGCTCAGGCAACTGCTCCGAGGGTTCCTGTCAGCAGGAAAACCCTCAGGACCAGAGAATTAAAAAGGCACTGGGCAGAATCAAAAATAAAATCGTTGTCATGTCCGGTAAGGGCGGCGTCGGCAAGTCTACTGTTGCCACCAACATCGCTGTTGCCCTTTCCATGGCAGGCCTGAAAGTCGGTCTGCTGGACGTTGACGTTCATGGCCCGAGCGTTCCCCGCCTGCTTTCCCTGCAGGATGCACAGCCCCACATGGAGCGTGATTGCATGGAACCCGTGGCATGGAGCAAAAACCTGAGCGTTATGTCTCTCGGTTTCCTGCTTCCTTCCAAGGACGACGCTGTTATCTGGCGTGGCCCGGTCAAAATCGGTCTCATTCGTCAGTTCATCTCCGACGTACTCTGGGGCGATCTTGATTTTCTGATCGTTGACTGCCCTCCGGGAACCGGCGACGAGCCGCTTTCCGCCATGCAGGAACTTGGCAAGGACGCCAAGGCCGTTATCGTCACCACTCCTCAGGGCGTGGCTATCGACGACGTCCGCCGCTCCGTGACCTTCTGCAACGAAGTCGGTAACGAAATCTTTGGTATTGTCGAGAACATGAGCGGCTTTGTCTGCTCCAAGTGCGGCAATGTCGAAAACGTCTTCGGCACCGGTGGTGGTGAAGCTCTCGCCAAGGAAGTTGGCGTGCGTTTCCTCGGCCGCATTCCCATGAATGCAGACGTTGCTCGCGCTGGCGACGAAGGCTTCCCGCTTTCCAAGCTTGGCGACCACTCCCCGGCTGGCGAAGCACTGAACCACATCATCAAGCCCCTGATCGACCTCGCTGGTCGCCTTCAGGAGCAGAAGGGTGGCGAAGTCGACAGCTCCCTGCCTGAATCTGGCGACACAACCCTCGTTGCTATTCCTGTAGCACAGGGCCAGCTCTGCCAGCACTTCGGCCATTGCGAAAAGTTCGCACTGCTGGAAGTCGACAACGCTTCTCGTGAAATCAAGAGCGGCAAGCTCGTTGATCCGCCGGCGCATGAGCCGGGCGTTCTCCCTCGCTGGCTTGCAGACAAGGGTTGTAACCTTGTCCTCGCTGGTGGCATGGGTGCCCGTGCACAGAGCCTGTTCACCGAAAACGGCATCAAGGTCGTTGTCGGCGCACAGGGCGGCGATCCCGAAGAAGTCCTCAAGAGCTATCTCAGCGGCAGCCTTGTCGTTGGCGAAAACATCTGCGACCACTAG
- a CDS encoding ATP-binding protein yields MKELVVISGKGGTGKTTVTAGLSSLGPKKVLADCDVDAADLHLILKPTVRATHEFFSGELASIDSSLCVECGQCIEHCRYDAITPDFVVHKEHCEGCGACEFVCPSGAAIMQERMCGHWYDSETRFGSMIHAALGIGEENSGKLVTTVRKEARRVAEDADVDLILTDGPPGVGCPVIASLGGTDMALAVAEPTLSAMHDLQRVHKLTEHFRVPMMAVINKSDINEEITEMIRQWCAESGVEIAGVLPYDQTVTAAQIHGKSVVEYDPDGFGQKMQSIWENVSKRLCD; encoded by the coding sequence ATGAAGGAACTCGTTGTCATTAGTGGAAAAGGTGGCACCGGAAAAACAACGGTGACCGCAGGGCTTTCGAGCCTTGGCCCCAAAAAAGTGCTGGCAGACTGCGACGTTGATGCCGCTGACCTGCACCTTATTTTGAAGCCAACGGTTCGCGCCACACATGAATTTTTTAGCGGTGAGCTGGCAAGCATTGACTCCAGCCTGTGTGTCGAGTGTGGCCAGTGCATTGAGCACTGCCGCTACGACGCCATCACCCCAGATTTTGTTGTCCATAAAGAGCACTGCGAAGGCTGCGGAGCCTGCGAATTTGTGTGTCCCTCCGGGGCTGCCATCATGCAGGAACGCATGTGCGGCCACTGGTACGACTCCGAAACCCGCTTTGGCTCCATGATCCACGCCGCGCTTGGCATTGGCGAAGAAAATTCTGGCAAGCTTGTGACCACGGTTCGCAAGGAAGCCCGCAGGGTCGCCGAAGACGCAGACGTTGATCTGATTCTGACTGATGGCCCTCCCGGAGTTGGCTGCCCTGTCATCGCCTCTCTTGGCGGAACAGACATGGCCCTTGCCGTTGCAGAGCCGACCCTCTCGGCCATGCACGACCTCCAGCGAGTCCACAAGCTCACCGAACATTTCAGGGTGCCCATGATGGCCGTCATTAACAAGTCGGACATCAATGAAGAAATCACAGAGATGATCCGTCAGTGGTGTGCAGAGTCCGGTGTTGAAATTGCTGGAGTTCTGCCGTACGACCAGACCGTTACCGCAGCACAAATCCACGGAAAGAGTGTTGTGGAATACGATCCCGACGGGTTCGGACAAAAAATGCAGAGCATTTGGGAAAACGTTTCCAAACGGCTTTGCGACTAG
- the sppA gene encoding signal peptide peptidase SppA codes for MTHSLRLALLAVLAVLLGACAPKISLYPDYSAPLLEQHISGQGENKIALVYVTGPITTNPRKSFGLNSVTRPSVVQETVAQLHKAGSDPSVRALVLIVDSPGGTVVASDLLYTELMKFRRITNKPIVVQMLNVAASGGYYLSLAANLIHATPSTITGSVGTIFVSPQVYGLMDKLGLGATVIKSGRYKDIGSPLRPSQKEELKALQNMIDSMNSRFLKLVKTQRKLDQKALNAVAEARVLLAGEALELGLVDAIGYTDSAIAEAKKLAGITGNARVIAYRRTQYPDDNVYNTATGQWAQDSFLQNTGVQINLFPNLPTGFYHLWAPELSPSASQF; via the coding sequence ATGACACATTCACTTCGCCTTGCGCTTCTGGCAGTCCTTGCCGTTCTTCTGGGCGCATGTGCCCCCAAAATTTCTCTGTATCCAGACTACTCTGCCCCACTTTTGGAGCAGCATATTTCCGGCCAGGGTGAAAACAAAATTGCCCTTGTTTACGTCACAGGTCCCATAACAACAAACCCACGGAAAAGTTTTGGTCTCAACAGCGTCACCCGCCCCAGTGTGGTGCAGGAAACTGTTGCCCAGCTCCACAAAGCCGGTTCTGACCCCAGCGTTCGCGCTCTTGTGCTCATTGTTGACTCTCCCGGCGGGACAGTTGTCGCCTCTGATCTGCTCTATACGGAACTCATGAAATTCCGCAGGATCACAAACAAGCCCATTGTGGTACAAATGCTCAACGTTGCAGCCAGCGGCGGCTATTATCTGTCTCTCGCCGCAAACTTAATACACGCGACGCCGTCTACCATTACCGGCTCTGTAGGGACCATCTTTGTTTCCCCTCAGGTCTATGGACTCATGGACAAGCTCGGGCTTGGCGCAACTGTCATCAAATCCGGACGCTACAAAGACATCGGCTCCCCGCTTCGCCCCAGTCAAAAAGAGGAACTCAAGGCCCTGCAAAACATGATCGACAGCATGAATTCCCGCTTCCTCAAGCTCGTAAAAACCCAGCGAAAGCTTGACCAAAAGGCACTGAACGCGGTAGCCGAAGCACGTGTGCTCCTTGCGGGTGAAGCTCTGGAGCTTGGTCTTGTGGATGCCATTGGCTACACAGACTCAGCCATTGCCGAAGCCAAAAAACTCGCTGGAATTACTGGAAATGCACGCGTTATCGCATACCGCAGAACACAGTATCCAGATGACAACGTATATAACACCGCCACGGGCCAGTGGGCACAGGACAGCTTCCTCCAGAACACGGGCGTCCAGATTAATCTTTTCCCGAATCTGCCGACCGGATTTTACCATCTCTGGGCACCGGAACTGTCACCGTCTGCTTCCCAATTTTAG
- a CDS encoding NifB/NifX family molybdenum-iron cluster-binding protein — protein sequence MNLCLACYENRLASLLENATCFQLFTYDENELKQSGGFELAQRDTTNLVSALESCGVDVLICGGVTGCTRRLIQQAGIELHPWVRGTQNEVLQAFQSKTLDALAMPGCGGHRCGRGRMSSDIIAPGCGHRNQGRYCGNESGRGLQTGKTPKKGGSS from the coding sequence ATGAACCTCTGTCTGGCATGCTACGAAAACCGTCTGGCGTCACTGCTTGAAAACGCCACCTGCTTTCAGCTTTTCACCTATGATGAAAACGAGCTGAAACAGAGCGGCGGATTTGAGCTCGCCCAGCGCGACACGACCAACCTTGTCAGTGCGCTGGAATCCTGCGGCGTCGATGTCCTGATCTGTGGCGGAGTCACAGGCTGCACCCGTCGTCTTATTCAACAGGCAGGCATTGAACTGCATCCCTGGGTCCGAGGGACTCAGAACGAAGTTTTGCAGGCATTCCAGAGCAAAACGCTTGATGCGCTCGCCATGCCCGGATGCGGCGGTCACCGCTGCGGACGGGGGCGGATGTCGTCCGACATCATCGCGCCGGGCTGTGGACACCGGAATCAGGGTCGCTACTGCGGAAATGAATCGGGGCGGGGACTTCAGACTGGAAAAACTCCGAAAAAGGGAGGCTCTTCATGA
- a CDS encoding NifB/NifX family molybdenum-iron cluster-binding protein, giving the protein MKIAITSQGQTLDSAVDLRFGRAAGFVVVDTETQQTSFSDNAQNLTLAQGAGIQAAQNVARTGAEAVITGHVGPKAYAALHKGGIKIYLGANGTVDEALKAFQAGTLEPADSADKEGHW; this is encoded by the coding sequence ATGAAGATTGCCATTACAAGTCAGGGACAGACCCTCGACAGTGCCGTTGACCTTCGCTTTGGTCGTGCTGCTGGATTTGTTGTTGTGGATACGGAAACCCAGCAGACCAGCTTTTCTGATAACGCCCAGAACCTGACCCTTGCTCAGGGAGCAGGCATTCAGGCTGCCCAGAATGTTGCCCGCACCGGTGCAGAAGCCGTTATCACTGGTCACGTTGGCCCCAAGGCCTACGCCGCACTGCATAAGGGTGGCATCAAAATTTACCTCGGTGCCAACGGTACTGTGGACGAAGCCCTCAAGGCTTTTCAGGCTGGCACACTGGAGCCTGCTGATTCCGCCGACAAGGAAGGACACTGGTAG
- a CDS encoding IscA/HesB family protein: MVSITQAAREELVKFFEDKDVSPIRIYLAPGGCSGPRLSLALDKANESDDSFDLGDNLTFVVDKNLCAKAQPITIDMSYAGFVLESSLDLGNEGGCGGGCGGCGSSSSCCGS, translated from the coding sequence ATGGTTAGCATTACTCAGGCTGCTCGCGAAGAGCTGGTCAAGTTTTTTGAAGATAAAGACGTCAGCCCCATCCGCATTTATCTTGCACCGGGCGGCTGCTCTGGTCCTCGCCTTTCTCTGGCACTGGACAAGGCCAACGAAAGCGATGACAGCTTTGACCTCGGCGACAATCTGACTTTTGTTGTCGACAAGAATCTCTGCGCAAAGGCTCAGCCTATCACCATCGACATGAGCTACGCAGGTTTTGTACTGGAATCCTCTCTTGATCTCGGAAACGAAGGTGGCTGCGGTGGCGGCTGCGGTGGTTGTGGCTCCAGCAGCAGCTGCTGCGGAAGCTAG
- a CDS encoding glutaminyl-peptide cyclotransferase: protein MNKFLKFARSGSIYGFFAISCLFTAFLSTCNPFICTQSAYANESSDEIFSAGQRGFELEEVLPHNELLFTQGLSYFEGRLFESSGLYGLSCLSSRILYSTRPVQSISLDPDVFAEGCTVLGDKLYLLTWKKHELQIRDRESLRLLETRRYAGAGWGLTTDGRSFWQSNGSDSLFQRDIENFRIKKRLRVTDGGKPVRLLNELEWAEGVILANVWRSDRIAGIDPESGRVLFWLNIGDFVREESARGGGVANGIAWNEKDGIVYVTGKRWKNVYAIKMDDE from the coding sequence ATGAATAAATTTTTAAAGTTCGCGAGAAGTGGCAGTATTTATGGATTTTTTGCGATTTCTTGTCTTTTTACTGCTTTTTTAAGTACTTGTAACCCGTTTATTTGTACGCAATCAGCGTATGCAAATGAAAGTTCGGATGAAATTTTTTCTGCCGGGCAGCGGGGTTTTGAACTTGAGGAGGTTTTGCCCCACAACGAACTGCTTTTTACGCAGGGGCTGAGCTATTTCGAGGGCCGTCTGTTTGAAAGCTCTGGTCTGTATGGCCTTTCCTGTCTTTCCAGCCGAATTTTGTATTCGACTCGGCCAGTTCAAAGCATTTCACTGGACCCAGATGTCTTTGCTGAGGGATGTACGGTGCTGGGAGACAAGCTGTATCTGCTGACGTGGAAAAAACATGAGCTTCAAATTCGTGACCGCGAGAGCCTGCGCCTCCTGGAGACGCGGCGTTATGCTGGCGCAGGCTGGGGCCTGACAACGGATGGACGGAGCTTCTGGCAGAGCAATGGCAGTGACAGTCTTTTCCAGCGGGATATTGAAAATTTTCGAATCAAAAAGCGCCTCCGGGTGACGGATGGTGGCAAACCCGTGCGTCTTCTCAACGAGCTGGAATGGGCAGAAGGTGTCATTCTGGCCAATGTCTGGCGCTCAGACCGTATTGCAGGCATTGATCCCGAATCTGGACGTGTCCTGTTTTGGCTCAACATTGGTGATTTTGTGCGCGAAGAGTCTGCCCGAGGGGGTGGCGTCGCTAATGGAATCGCCTGGAATGAAAAAGATGGTATTGTGTATGTGACTGGAAAACGGTGGAAAAACGTTTACGCAATTAAAATGGATGATGAATAA
- a CDS encoding sigma-54 interaction domain-containing protein, which translates to MTFPEDLPSEAILNSIADGVFTVDLDWNITFFNQAAARITGVSREEALGQKCWEVFHSTLCDGDCALRACVADSGSISNRSIFIVRPDGEKIPISISAAPLYDNENKVIGGVETFRDLTDIHLLRKEMQSSYSFEDIVGKSRALGRTFRILPQIAKSEATVLLLGESGTGKELFARALHTLSSRANGPFVAVNCGALPDTLLESELFGYKAGAFTDAKRDRAGRFETARGGTIFLDEIGDMPQQLQVKLLRVLQDMTYEPLGSERSVKADVRVIAATNKDLEMLVQNGTFRQDLYYRLNVAQLNLPPLRERREDIPLLISHFVRKLNAMQGKHIEGVSEDVLSILMRHPFPGNVRELENILEFSFILCPSGFIQLEHLPEHMQPGPDSQQSAGFDEGPMTLEEIKCRAVHRALERNDGRRMKTCRELGISKDTLRRMIRRCEEMGEK; encoded by the coding sequence ATGACATTCCCGGAAGATCTCCCAAGTGAAGCCATACTCAATTCCATTGCTGATGGCGTTTTCACCGTCGACCTTGATTGGAACATCACCTTTTTCAATCAGGCGGCTGCACGCATAACCGGGGTTTCCCGCGAGGAAGCTCTTGGTCAAAAGTGTTGGGAGGTCTTTCACTCGACCCTTTGTGACGGCGACTGTGCGCTTCGGGCCTGTGTCGCCGATTCTGGGTCTATTTCTAACCGCTCAATTTTCATTGTTCGTCCGGATGGGGAAAAAATCCCCATTTCCATTTCTGCAGCACCACTTTATGACAACGAAAACAAGGTCATTGGTGGCGTTGAGACCTTCCGTGACCTCACGGACATTCATCTGCTGCGCAAGGAAATGCAAAGCTCCTACAGCTTTGAGGACATCGTAGGAAAATCCCGCGCACTTGGGCGTACCTTCCGCATCCTTCCCCAAATCGCCAAAAGTGAAGCCACAGTGCTCCTGCTTGGAGAATCCGGTACAGGCAAGGAACTCTTTGCCCGCGCCCTGCACACGCTCAGTTCCCGTGCCAACGGTCCTTTTGTCGCTGTCAACTGCGGCGCGCTCCCAGACACCCTGCTGGAGTCCGAACTCTTCGGCTACAAGGCTGGCGCATTCACCGACGCAAAGCGTGACCGCGCAGGACGATTTGAAACAGCTCGTGGGGGCACTATTTTCCTTGATGAAATTGGAGATATGCCTCAGCAGCTTCAGGTTAAGCTTTTGCGGGTCTTGCAGGACATGACCTATGAGCCTCTGGGTTCCGAGCGAAGTGTCAAAGCTGATGTTCGAGTCATTGCCGCCACCAACAAAGATCTTGAAATGCTGGTCCAGAATGGCACCTTCCGTCAGGACCTGTATTACCGTCTTAATGTTGCCCAGCTGAACTTGCCGCCACTGAGAGAACGCCGGGAAGACATTCCTCTGCTCATCAGCCACTTTGTCCGCAAGCTCAATGCCATGCAGGGCAAACATATTGAAGGCGTGTCCGAAGACGTGCTGTCTATTCTTATGCGCCATCCCTTCCCCGGAAATGTTCGCGAGCTGGAAAACATCCTTGAATTTTCCTTTATTCTTTGCCCCAGCGGCTTCATTCAGCTTGAGCACCTGCCAGAGCACATGCAGCCCGGCCCAGACAGCCAGCAAAGCGCAGGCTTTGACGAGGGGCCAATGACTCTCGAAGAAATCAAATGCCGTGCCGTGCACCGTGCTTTAGAAAGAAACGACGGGCGTCGTATGAAAACCTGCCGTGAACTTGGCATCTCCAAAGACACCCTTAGGCGCATGATTCGCCGATGCGAAGAAATGGGCGAAAAATAA